The following nucleotide sequence is from Pseudomonas sp. S09G 359.
AAACGCCATGGGAATAAACACCGCACTCAACACCAGCGCGATACCGATCAGGGCACTGGTGATTTCACCCATCGACTGCCGCGTGGCCGCCAGCGGCGACAGCCCCTGCTCGCTCATCACACGCTCGACGTTTTCCACCACCACAATCGCGTCGTCCACCAACAAGCCGATGGCCAGGACCATGGCGAACATAGTCAGGGTATTGATCGAATACCCCATCAACGCCAGCACGCCAAAGGTGCCCAGTAACACCACCGGCACGGTAATCGCCGGAATCAACGTGGCCCGCAGGTTTTGCAGGAACAGGAACATGATCAGCACCACCAGCACGATGGCTTCGCCCAGGGACTTGACCACTTCTTCAATCGACAGGCTGACAAAGGGCGTGGTGTCGTAGGCGATCACGTTTTTAAGCTGCATTTCCGTCGGGTAAAACGGCGCAAGCTCCGCCAGCTTGGCCTTGACCGCCTCGCCGACCTTCAGTGCATTGGCCCCCGCCGCCAGTTGCACGCCCATGGCCGCGGCCGGTTTGCCGTTGAGGGCCGAGTTCACGTCATAGCTCTCGCTGCCCAGCTCCACCGTGGCCACATCGCCGAGCAGCACCACCGCGCCATCGCTGGAGGACTTGACCACCACATTGCGAAACTCTTCTGCGCTCTGCAGTTTGCTGCGCGCGCTGATGGTGGCGTTCAACTGTTGGCCCTTCACCGCCGGCAACGCGCCGAGCTGGCCGGCGGACACTTCGGTGTTTTGCGCTTCCAGGGCGGTGCTCACGTCCGATGGCATCAACGCATACTTTTCCAGCAACGCCGGGTCGAGCCAGATGCGCATGGCGTAGCCCGACCCCAGGGTTTGGACCTCGCCTACGCCGTCGATGCGGCTGATGGAGTCGAGCAAGGTACTGGAGATGTAGTCGCCGATCTGGGTACCGGTGACGCTGGGGTTGTCCGAAGCCAACGCGGCGATCATCAGGAAGTCCGAGCCGCCCTTGGTCACGGTCAGGCCTTCGCTCTGCACCGACTGCGGCAGGCGCGACTCGGCTTGTTGCAGCTTGTTCTGCACCTGCATCTGCGCCACATCCGGGTCGGTGCCGGCGGCGAACGTAAGGCTGATACTCGCGCTGCCCGCCGAGCTGCTGGAGGATGACATGTAGGTGAGGTTATCCAGTCCGGTCAGTTGCTGCTCGATCACCTGGGTCACCGAGTCTTCGACGGTCTTGGCCGAGGCGCCGGTGTAAGTCGCGGAAATGCGCACGGTGGGCGGCGCGATGTCGGGGTATTGCTCCAGCGGCAACTGGCTGATGGACAGCGCGCCGCCGAGCATGATCACAATCGCGATTACCCAGGCGAAGATTGGTCGATCGATAAAGAACCGCGCCATGTTCAGCCCTCCTTCGCCAAGGCACCGACGTCGGCGGATTGCACCGTAACAGCCGCCCCCACGTGCACCTTCTGCCCGCCTTCGACGATCACTTGCTCACCGGCCTGCAGGCCTGCCGTGACCCACCACTGGTTGCCCACGGCCCGGTCCACGCTGACAACGCGCTGCTCGACCTTGCCGCCTGCCACCAGCAACACCGAGGTCACGCCGCTGGCGCTGCGGTTGACCGCCCGTTGCGGGATCAGGATGGCCTGGTCATCCCGGCCCTGCTCCAACACGCCACGCACATACATGCCCGGCAACAACAGGTGTTCCGGGTTGGCGAACTCGGCACGCAGGGTCACGGTACCGGTACTTTGGTTGACGCTGACCCCACTGAACTTCAAACGGCCTGCATGGTTGTAGAGGCTGCCATCATCGAGTTTCAGGCTGATCCGCGCCTCGTCCTCGCCGATGCCCTGCAAGGTGCCACGGGCCAACTCACGCTTGAGGTTGAGCAGCTCGGTGGTGGACTGGGTCACGTCCACATAGATCGGGTCGAGTTGCTGCACGGTGGTCAGCGCGGTGTCCTGGTTGGCCACCACCAATGCCCCCGGCGTCACGCTGGACACTTCAATGCGCCCGGCAACGGGAGAAGTAATACGCGTGTAGGCCAGGTTGATCCGTGCAGTCTCGACGTCGGCCTGGGCGGCCTCGACGTCAGCGGCGGCGGTCAGCAGCGTGGCCTGTGAATCCTCGTTTGTTTGCTGGCTGATGGCATCGATCTTCACCAGCTGGGCATTACGGCTGGCAGTGGTCTGCGCCGACTTGAGCGTGGCGCGCACTTTGCTCAAGCTCGCCTGGGCCTGCGCCAACGCCGCCTTGTACGGCGCCGCATCCAACTGGTACAGGGCTTGCCCGGCTTTCACCTCGGCGCCTTCGACAAATAGCCGTTGCTGCACGATACCGCCGACCTGCGGGCGAATCTCAGCGACCATGAACGCCTGGGTGCGCCCGGCGAGTTCAGTGGTCAACACTTGGCTTCGCGGCTGCACGCTGATCACCGACACCGTGGGTGGCGCCACCGGGGGCGTGGGGTCACCGGCCGAGCAACCGCCGAGCAGCACCAGCAGGATCAGGGCCAGGAAAACCGCGGCGGTTACCAGGTATTTAGCGAATATTTTGGTCGACATAGTTGCCTCTGCAAGACGGAACGGCTTGAGCCATACGCCATGCTGCAAGGCAAATGTGCAGGAAAATTGAAGATTGCCCGCGCGGCTTGAATCTTTCGTACGCGAAGGCCTAAATGGTCGCATTCACTCCAAAACGGCCCGAATACATGAAGTTGAGTATCTCCACCAAGCTGTTCATTGCGGTGCTGGCCGGCGTCTTGCTGGTGATCCTGAGCATGGGCCTGGCCACCAGTTGGAGTTTCGGGCGCGGCTTCCTCGGCTACATCAATGAACAGGCACTGGAGCGCATGGCGCCGGTGCTGCCACGCCTGGCCAGCGCCTACGCGCGTGATGGCAGCTGGGAGTTCTTTCGCAATCAGCCCGACCGCTGGTTTGAAGTGATGCGCCCGGAGCCCGGCGAACAGCAACCGGTGCGCGACCTCAAGACACCGCAGATCTCCGACCTCACGGGCGCCCTGTTCCGCATCGCCCTGCTCGACAAGGACAAAAAACGCGTCACCGGCTACCCGGCCATTGGCGACGACGCCTTGGCGCTGCCGATCATCGTTGCCGGTGAGACTGTCGGCTGGCTGGCCGTCACCCCCTTCCAGAGCGTGACCGAGGCCGGTGGCGAACGCTTCCAGCAGTACCAGTTGCGCACCAGCCTGGTGATGGGGGTGTTCTCACTGCTATTGGCGATGCTGATCGCCTGGTGGATCGCCCGTACGCTGCTGGAGCCGGTCAAGCGCGTGGCCGCCGCCACCCATCGCCTGGCCAGTGGTGACTACGGCAGCCGCGTGGCCGTGGCCTCCAATGACGAAGTAGGCCAGTTGGCGCGGGACTTCAACCAGTTGGCCTATACGCTGGAGCGCAACGAGAAGATGCGCCGCGAATTCATGGCCGATGTCTCCCACGAATTGCGCACCCCGTTGTCGGTGCTGCGCGGCGAACTGGAGGCCATCGAAGACGGCGTGCGCACGCTGGACCAGCACTCGATGAAATCACTCCAAGGCGAAGTCGGCATGCTCAGCAAATTGGTGGATGACCTGTATGAGCTGTCCCTGGCCGACGTCGGCGCCCTCACCTATCGCAAGGCCCCGTGTGTGCTCAACACGTTGCTGGAACAGAGTGTGGGCATGTTCCAAGAGCGTTTGAGCGCGCGGCAACTGCGCGTCGAACTGGCGCTGCCGACCCCGCCGCTGGAGCTGGTGGCGGATGCCAGCCGCTTGCAGCAGCTGTTCTCCAACTTGCTGGAGAACGCCGTGCGCTACACCGACCCAAATGGCGTGGTCCGCGTCAGCGCCACAGCGGAACGTGATGAGCTGCGCATCGAATTCATCGATTCCGGCCCCGGGGTGTCCGCCAGCCAACTGCCGCGCCTTTTCGAACGTTTCTACCGGGGCGAAGCCTCGCGTAACCGCACCAGTGGCGGCGCGGGCCTCGGCCTGGCGATCTGTCACAGTATCGCCCTCGCCCACGGCGGCAGCCTCAGCGCCGACCACTCGCCCCTGGGCGGGTTGTGGCTTACCCTGCGCTTGCCACGGAGCCTGTGAACCATGAGCGATGAACGTCCGGTGCTGATCGTCGAAGACGAACCCAAGCTCGCGACCTTGATGCAGGACTACCTCGTGGCGGCCGGCTACACCACCCTGTGCCTGGACAACGGCCTGCAAGTGGTCCCTGCAGTGCGCGCCCACGATCCCAGGCTGATCCTGCTCGACCTGATGCTGCCCGGCCGTGACGGCATGCAGCTGTGCCAGGACCTGCGCGGCTTCAGCGCGATACCGATCATCATGATCACCGCCCGCGTCGAGGAAGTGGACCGCCTGCTCGGCCTGGAGCTGGGTGCCGACGACTACATCTGCAAGCCCTTCAGCCCGCGTGAAGTGGTGGCCCGGGTCAAGGCCATCCTGCGCCGCAGCCCGCAACTGCTGGACAACACCCGCCCGCGCCTGCTGATCGACGAGGCGCAATACCAGGCCTCACTCGACGGCATCGCGCTGGACCTCACGCCCCTGGAGTTGCGCCTGCTGAATACCTTCGCGCGCTCCGCCGGCCGCGTGTTCTCCCGCGACCAGTTGCTGGACCAGATCTACTCCGACCACCGCGTGGTGACTGACCGCACGGTGGACAGCCACATCCGCAACCTGCGACGCAAACTGGAACAGGCCTGCCCGGGGGAAACGCCGATCGAATCGTTGTATGGGGTGGGGTATCGGTTTCAGTTGGCCCAGGCTAAGCCGAAGCCCTGATGCACACTGCCTTCGTTACAGACCGCTGGCCTGTACACAACAGCCCCGATTACCTGAGTATTTTTTCGCAAGCACCGTTTCATCTCCTTGAAAAAAGCCATGATCCTAGTTGCATTCAAACCCGTATCAAGGCGACGCCTGTGTGACGAGCGGGCTTGTTGTGGCGAGCGGGCTTGCCCGCGTTGGGGCGCGAAGCGGCCCTAAAACCTGCTACCGCGTTTTACCGGTAGAACTCGGTGACTGACCTGGGGCTGCTACGCAGCCCAACGCGGGCAAGCCCGCTCGCCACACAAGCCCTCTCGGCACAACAGCCTCGATCACCTGAGTATTTTTTGCGAACACCGTTTCATCTCCTTGAAAAAAGCCATGATCCTAGTCGCACTCAAACCCGTACCTAGGCGACGCCTGTGTGGCAAGCGGGCTTATTGTGGCGAGCGGGCTTGCCCGCGTTGGGGTGCGAAGCGGCCCTAAAACCTGCTACCGCGTTTTACCGGTAGAACTCGGTGACTGACCTGGGGCTGCTACGCAGCCCAACGCGGGCAAGCCCGCTCGCCACAACAAGCCTGCTCACCATATAAGCCCGATCGCCAAAACAAGCCCGATCGCCGCAACAGGTACATTCAGCTCAACTATGTTGGTGAACTGCTGATCACCCGCAACGCCAGCCCTTCATACGCATCCAGCGTAATCGTGAACTCACCCTCGGCGGTCAGATCACCCTCGACCCGTTCGTTGATGATGTCCACCACCATCCCCGCCGCAATATCAGGCAGGTTGAGCGTCTCGGTGATCGGCGTGGCGCCGAAGTTCAGCGCGGTGATTTGTGTGCCCTTACCGGCCGGTAATTCATGGACCATGATCAGCAGCGCCGGGTTCTGCACGTCCGGCACCAGTACCTGGCGGCTGGCGGCAATGTCGTAGGCGCGGCGAACTGCGAGGATTTTTTGCAGTTGCGAGGCGAATGACTCGGGGTCCTGCAACTGGCTGTTCAAGCTGCCGTACAGGCTTTTCGAACGCGGCATCTGCCCGGCTGAAAGCTCGGCCTCGGGGTTCAAGTCCACCAGGTCGTAGGCACCGCGATGGATCCAGCGCGTATCGCCGTCCTCCATCAAATGCGCCACCTCATCCGCCGCCAATGGCAGCGCCCCCACCAGGTCCCAACCCGACAACGCAAACACCCCAGGTTGCATAGCGTTGTACATCACCAGCAGCAAATGGATCTGGCGGATCTGCTGGATATCGGCAGCGCTGATCGCGTCCAAGTCACGAATACCCAGTGCCGCGGTGATGATGCTGGCGGTGGTGCACGACACACCATTGGTCACGAACTTGAGGTTGTACGGCGCGTGCTCACCGGCCAGGCGCTCATACATCTGCTCGCGGATGTGCTCGCGCAGGATATTGCCGGGGAAGGTCTGGCCCTGATAGAGGAAGCTGTCATGCGCATGCAGCGTCCAGAAGTGCACCAGTTCCAGGGTCAGTTCATCGTGATTCTGCAAGGCATGGATCAACGAGCCGGGGTCGATGCCCTGGCGGTGCATTTCACGCAGCATCAGGCGCAGGAACTCGGCATCACCCATCAGCAACGCATGTTGATACGCCGGGCGGGTGATGAAGTCATAGGACAGATCGGCGCCGCCATGGGACATCGACGCGATGTCATCCACGGTGAGGTTCAACTCCTGGAAGCTGAAGCCGCCGGCCTTGCGGATCGCCCCGCCGAGCAACTGGTTGCCGGTGATCGACAGCGGGTGGCTTTCCGACCAGGCGCTGCCATCCAGCTTGCGCTCCACACCGAGAAAACCATTGGCGTCCAGGCGCAGGATCTTCGCGCCCATCACATCGATGGCATGCAAGGCATCGCCAATGATCATCTGTTGCGCGGCAAAGGTCGGGTCCAGCCAGTTCAGCGACGGCTGGCCCTCCTTGAAATAATGCAGGTACACCCAGCGACGCGGTTTGCCATCCACACCCAGCACGACCTGGGTAGCACTCCAATCGGTTTCCTTCACCCCGGGTTCGAAGAAGATCACCCGCTGCAGTTGACCGACGATGTAGTGCTTGTCACGCAGGGCATCCACCTGCGCCGGGCTGAGATTCTGCGCATCGCGCCCCTCGGCCACGTCCGGCAGCAGCGGCCAGTCTTCCTCACGGATTTCCACCATGTGGTAGAGCCCGGGGTAATCCTCGTAGGCCATCTCGGCCAGGCGAAAATCCGCACCCTTGCCGGTGTGGGACGGGATCACGTCATCGATGATCACCGCATTGTGCGCCGCCGCCATGCGCGTCAACGCCTGCAACTGCGCCTCGGTGCCCAATTGCGGGTCGATCTCGAAGCTGATGCGGTCAAAGTTGCCGTCGATGGTGGGCGTGTGCTCGCTGCCGCTCAGGCCACCCGATTTTTTCAACGGGCCGTTATGAATGCCCTGGATACCGATTTTCGACAGCGCCTGCCACAGCGCCTCATCCCCCAACGCCTCCAGTACCGTACCGCCCTCGCGCGTCACGATCGACGCCGGGTACGCGGTAAACCACACCGACGACAACGCCGAAGCATCACGCGGCCGCGTCTGTGCGTAAGGCTGCTGCCACAACCGGCCCTGACCCGAATAGAGCTTGGCGCGCTGGCGTGCCGCGTGCAGCATCGACTGTTCTACCAGCCAGTTGACGTGGTTGTTTGGCGCTGCGGTCATAAGCCTGGTACCTGTTGTGGTGAAAAGTCGCTCGTAGACATATGAGGCGCGCAGGGCGCATTCGTTGCATCGAAATCGCTACGCCAACTCAATCCCTAAGCAATAGTCACCCCTGACCTCCCCCCGTCGCCTGCCGATACTGCCGCGGCGTAAACCCGGTCGAGGCCTTGAACTGCCGGGTAAACGCGCTGTGATCGGTATACCCGCACTGCAGCGCCACGTCGGTAATCGGCATGTCCGTGTGTAACAACCGATGGGCGTGTTCCAGGCGCACTTTCTGGATCATCTGGCGGGGTGTCAGGTGGAACACGCGCTTGCAGTAGCGCTCCAGTTGCGCCACGGAAATCCCGGCGATTCGCGTCAGTTCGCCCAAAGTGACGCGGCGGTTGAAGTGCGTGCGGATGTGCTCGTCCACGGCGGCCAGGCGCCCGTAGGCCGGGTGGGTTTCGCTGGCCGATTGCAGGTCGACCGAAATCCCGGCCAGGCCGATGATCTGGTCTGCGTGGTTGTACAAAGGCCACTTGTGGGTCAAGCACCAACCCGGTTCGCGGGTGCCGTAGAGGTGCAGCTCGAGCTGGTCTTCGAGCACAAATCCTTGTTCCAGCACGC
It contains:
- the treS gene encoding maltose alpha-D-glucosyltransferase; this encodes MTAAPNNHVNWLVEQSMLHAARQRAKLYSGQGRLWQQPYAQTRPRDASALSSVWFTAYPASIVTREGGTVLEALGDEALWQALSKIGIQGIHNGPLKKSGGLSGSEHTPTIDGNFDRISFEIDPQLGTEAQLQALTRMAAAHNAVIIDDVIPSHTGKGADFRLAEMAYEDYPGLYHMVEIREEDWPLLPDVAEGRDAQNLSPAQVDALRDKHYIVGQLQRVIFFEPGVKETDWSATQVVLGVDGKPRRWVYLHYFKEGQPSLNWLDPTFAAQQMIIGDALHAIDVMGAKILRLDANGFLGVERKLDGSAWSESHPLSITGNQLLGGAIRKAGGFSFQELNLTVDDIASMSHGGADLSYDFITRPAYQHALLMGDAEFLRLMLREMHRQGIDPGSLIHALQNHDELTLELVHFWTLHAHDSFLYQGQTFPGNILREHIREQMYERLAGEHAPYNLKFVTNGVSCTTASIITAALGIRDLDAISAADIQQIRQIHLLLVMYNAMQPGVFALSGWDLVGALPLAADEVAHLMEDGDTRWIHRGAYDLVDLNPEAELSAGQMPRSKSLYGSLNSQLQDPESFASQLQKILAVRRAYDIAASRQVLVPDVQNPALLIMVHELPAGKGTQITALNFGATPITETLNLPDIAAGMVVDIINERVEGDLTAEGEFTITLDAYEGLALRVISSSPT
- a CDS encoding efflux RND transporter periplasmic adaptor subunit; the encoded protein is MSTKIFAKYLVTAAVFLALILLVLLGGCSAGDPTPPVAPPTVSVISVQPRSQVLTTELAGRTQAFMVAEIRPQVGGIVQQRLFVEGAEVKAGQALYQLDAAPYKAALAQAQASLSKVRATLKSAQTTASRNAQLVKIDAISQQTNEDSQATLLTAAADVEAAQADVETARINLAYTRITSPVAGRIEVSSVTPGALVVANQDTALTTVQQLDPIYVDVTQSTTELLNLKRELARGTLQGIGEDEARISLKLDDGSLYNHAGRLKFSGVSVNQSTGTVTLRAEFANPEHLLLPGMYVRGVLEQGRDDQAILIPQRAVNRSASGVTSVLLVAGGKVEQRVVSVDRAVGNQWWVTAGLQAGEQVIVEGGQKVHVGAAVTVQSADVGALAKEG
- a CDS encoding response regulator, translating into MSDERPVLIVEDEPKLATLMQDYLVAAGYTTLCLDNGLQVVPAVRAHDPRLILLDLMLPGRDGMQLCQDLRGFSAIPIIMITARVEEVDRLLGLELGADDYICKPFSPREVVARVKAILRRSPQLLDNTRPRLLIDEAQYQASLDGIALDLTPLELRLLNTFARSAGRVFSRDQLLDQIYSDHRVVTDRTVDSHIRNLRRKLEQACPGETPIESLYGVGYRFQLAQAKPKP
- a CDS encoding AraC family transcriptional regulator, giving the protein MMHSAFASLCQGSQANRPHSIEQLLAGVAQLLPMLDVIPNAAIFIKDTEARYVLANRTLVQRCGLKQLQPLLGKTSADVFPAQLGPGYTEQDRRVLEQGFVLEDQLELHLYGTREPGWCLTHKWPLYNHADQIIGLAGISVDLQSASETHPAYGRLAAVDEHIRTHFNRRVTLGELTRIAGISVAQLERYCKRVFHLTPRQMIQKVRLEHAHRLLHTDMPITDVALQCGYTDHSAFTRQFKASTGFTPRQYRQATGGGQG
- the baeS gene encoding sensor histidine kinase efflux regulator BaeS; translation: MKLSISTKLFIAVLAGVLLVILSMGLATSWSFGRGFLGYINEQALERMAPVLPRLASAYARDGSWEFFRNQPDRWFEVMRPEPGEQQPVRDLKTPQISDLTGALFRIALLDKDKKRVTGYPAIGDDALALPIIVAGETVGWLAVTPFQSVTEAGGERFQQYQLRTSLVMGVFSLLLAMLIAWWIARTLLEPVKRVAAATHRLASGDYGSRVAVASNDEVGQLARDFNQLAYTLERNEKMRREFMADVSHELRTPLSVLRGELEAIEDGVRTLDQHSMKSLQGEVGMLSKLVDDLYELSLADVGALTYRKAPCVLNTLLEQSVGMFQERLSARQLRVELALPTPPLELVADASRLQQLFSNLLENAVRYTDPNGVVRVSATAERDELRIEFIDSGPGVSASQLPRLFERFYRGEASRNRTSGGAGLGLAICHSIALAHGGSLSADHSPLGGLWLTLRLPRSL